A portion of the Candidatus Nitrosotenuis aquarius genome contains these proteins:
- a CDS encoding vWA domain-containing protein, producing the protein MQSLQLRNDTLVEIATFLARRWSEKEKITVEFSDKKETITKLKENKISLVSPERYTGTDFDKYRQFRVAIWYEAMRVRFCKKILSNDHAFGFILNTLETRRIELLGRKTWRGMDEELIFYYTYLWLYRPQLGNILGKSRIVEAFFQKFLLGDIKGELQPSFADRVALATIKAKEIISEAIEKKYDTEWLEKKIPEILSILNIDALTTVPLAVPWKGPGLMITPQDFEKALQKIIQNKENDFGKIDKDNIISGKSVAEEFKVIKEENKKNENKGLGSESIGIQIPGSTNVDETRIYDQDLISNLKTKFKEWKTSWKEQQVFAGDEFDAESYVEGYKPFVVDVKKSIKSKIMVLLDHSSSITEQQTEYKKATLALCEVLSFLKIKFSVFAFNTTQKQVVCWMVKPEDIKWNNACAKRLAQIEANGGTPLADVYQKMFPTLKSKKPDIFLTLSDGEPSDPDAVRAMVKSLKTLGIRMVAIGVGHDTFSATTIANNLKYLGYEKTLAVSRLKDIPNRVLAVLQTS; encoded by the coding sequence ATGCAATCATTACAACTACGAAACGACACTTTGGTGGAAATTGCCACGTTTTTGGCAAGAAGATGGTCCGAAAAAGAAAAGATAACGGTTGAGTTTTCAGACAAAAAAGAGACGATCACCAAGCTAAAGGAAAACAAGATCAGTCTTGTTTCCCCTGAACGCTATACCGGAACAGACTTTGACAAGTACAGGCAATTCCGTGTAGCAATATGGTATGAAGCAATGCGAGTAAGATTTTGCAAAAAGATCCTATCTAATGACCACGCATTTGGCTTTATTCTAAACACTCTGGAAACTAGGCGCATTGAGCTGCTTGGAAGAAAAACCTGGCGGGGAATGGATGAAGAGCTCATCTTTTACTATACATACTTGTGGCTGTACAGACCTCAGCTTGGAAACATTTTGGGAAAATCAAGAATAGTGGAGGCATTTTTCCAAAAATTCTTGCTTGGCGACATCAAAGGCGAACTCCAGCCAAGCTTCGCAGATAGAGTCGCGCTTGCCACAATAAAAGCAAAGGAAATCATTTCAGAGGCAATAGAAAAAAAATACGACACTGAATGGCTAGAAAAAAAGATTCCGGAAATCCTAAGCATTCTAAACATCGATGCGCTAACGACCGTCCCACTGGCCGTTCCATGGAAAGGACCCGGCCTGATGATCACGCCCCAAGACTTTGAAAAGGCATTGCAAAAAATAATTCAAAACAAGGAAAACGATTTTGGTAAAATTGACAAAGACAACATAATATCTGGAAAATCCGTTGCTGAAGAATTCAAGGTAATTAAAGAAGAAAATAAGAAAAATGAAAACAAGGGCCTTGGCAGCGAATCTATTGGAATTCAGATCCCCGGATCTACAAACGTAGATGAAACCCGAATCTATGACCAAGATCTAATTAGCAATCTTAAAACCAAATTCAAAGAATGGAAGACTAGCTGGAAAGAGCAACAGGTCTTTGCGGGCGATGAATTTGATGCAGAGTCCTATGTAGAGGGATACAAGCCATTTGTAGTTGATGTCAAAAAATCAATCAAATCCAAAATAATGGTTCTACTTGATCATTCGTCTAGCATAACAGAGCAACAAACAGAATACAAAAAGGCAACACTTGCACTATGTGAGGTATTATCATTTTTGAAGATAAAATTCTCAGTCTTTGCCTTTAACACTACCCAGAAACAGGTTGTATGCTGGATGGTCAAGCCAGAAGACATCAAGTGGAACAATGCTTGCGCCAAAAGACTGGCTCAAATTGAGGCAAACGGTGGAACCCCCCTGGCAGACGTATATCAAAAGATGTTTCCCACGCTAAAATCCAAAAAACCAGACATATTTCTGACGCTATCAGATGGTGAACCATCGGATCCTGACGCAGTAAGAGCCATGGTAAAATCGCTAAAAACACTTGGGATTAGGATGGTTGCAATAGGTGTTGGCCACGACACATTTAGTGCCACTACAATTGCAAACAATCTCAAGTATTTGGGATATGAAAAAACACTTGCAGTATCAAGACTAAAAGACATACCAAATAGGGTCCTGGCTGTACTACAGACTAGCTAG
- a CDS encoding sensor histidine kinase codes for MILQLIWKGSSSVLNTLFDIKSIRASSILARFINKKDPSENPANNGRMIFFSKAPGQGTEAEIEQIGGSSNATEFEKATSGSGGSGTSKPYAEDRYNTINSIIEEEKKELQKIQELIRKRSETLDLAKKQLREKQNILQTHLDKRSNKFTVVGEMSSKMVHDIKNPLTVIKAQVDLLKLRYSKEEDSTLLNSLGRMEQAVNGITNHINDILNFIRETPSTFESNSILKILNESVVYANKPDNVSINLPTNDVMVSCDATKLQRVFTNIIVNSIQALEKGGTITIQISEQDNNAVIQISDSGPGIPSDVLPKIFEPLFTTKKEGTGLGLPTCKKIIEEEHSGSITVRNDPTTFTITMPKSQQ; via the coding sequence ATGATTTTACAACTGATCTGGAAGGGGAGCTCATCTGTTTTGAACACATTATTCGATATTAAATCAATACGAGCCTCATCAATATTGGCCAGATTTATCAACAAAAAAGATCCGTCGGAAAACCCTGCAAACAATGGCAGAATGATATTCTTCTCAAAGGCTCCAGGGCAAGGAACAGAAGCAGAAATTGAACAGATTGGAGGGTCTTCTAATGCAACCGAGTTTGAAAAAGCAACATCTGGTTCTGGCGGTTCTGGAACTTCAAAACCTTACGCCGAAGATCGATACAATACAATTAACAGCATAATAGAGGAGGAAAAAAAGGAACTGCAAAAAATTCAAGAACTAATTAGAAAACGCTCAGAAACTCTGGACCTGGCAAAAAAGCAACTCCGAGAAAAACAAAACATCCTTCAGACTCATCTGGATAAAAGATCAAACAAGTTTACCGTGGTTGGAGAAATGTCCTCCAAAATGGTTCATGACATAAAAAATCCATTAACTGTGATCAAAGCTCAAGTCGACTTGCTAAAGCTGCGCTATTCAAAGGAAGAAGACTCTACACTGCTTAACTCACTTGGCAGAATGGAGCAGGCAGTCAATGGAATCACAAATCACATAAACGATATTCTAAATTTTATACGAGAAACACCATCTACATTTGAAAGCAATAGCATCCTGAAGATTCTAAATGAATCAGTAGTATATGCAAACAAGCCAGACAATGTCTCAATTAATCTGCCTACAAACGATGTTATGGTATCCTGTGATGCAACAAAACTACAACGAGTATTTACAAACATAATTGTAAATTCCATTCAGGCATTGGAAAAAGGAGGTACAATAACAATTCAAATCTCAGAGCAAGACAACAATGCAGTAATTCAGATAAGTGATTCCGGTCCTGGAATTCCATCTGATGTTTTGCCAAAAATCTTTGAGCCGTTATTTACCACCAAAAAGGAAGGAACTGGATTGGGATTACCCACCTGCAAGAAAATAATTGAAGAAGAACATTCCGGTTCTATTACAGTCAGAAATGATCCTACTACATTTACCATAACCATGCCAAAATCACAACAATAA
- a CDS encoding MscL family protein, whose amino-acid sequence MSDKPAEEKKGFVGEFVHFLKTFGIIGLAIAFVIGAASSKLVTALVTDLINPIIGLALPSGDLKTLQYSVTNQLTGVTSEFKYGDFIANVIDFLIIAIIVFVLYKQLSRFKLVEDKTKG is encoded by the coding sequence GTGTCAGACAAACCAGCGGAAGAAAAGAAGGGCTTCGTAGGAGAGTTCGTACATTTTCTCAAGACATTTGGAATTATTGGCCTTGCAATTGCGTTTGTAATAGGTGCGGCATCATCAAAGCTTGTCACTGCGCTAGTCACGGATTTGATAAATCCAATTATTGGCCTTGCGCTTCCTTCGGGTGATCTAAAGACACTACAATATTCTGTAACAAATCAGCTTACGGGTGTTACTTCGGAATTCAAGTATGGTGACTTTATTGCAAACGTCATTGACTTTTTGATAATTGCAATCATTGTGTTTGTGTTGTACAAGCAGCTGTCCAGATTCAAGCTTGTTGAAGACAAGACAAAGGGATAA
- a CDS encoding AAA family ATPase, protein MLQTTSTYLDWNNSLDVLGKAYDAGLFALIIGPKGTGKTTLVREFTNRKNSKLESINFSLRTRESHLIGTKTLNEGTIGFDEGILIKSMKEGSILYLDELNAAEADVLLRLDEALDDRRQIVLKESTGETINANQKWFVIATINPLTHVGTKELPPQLLSRFPVRIRLDYPPEETEFQIVKKYASGNHDDALTQGIKLANTLRQAAAVEELYYSPSLRETIAFAKLLDSGLDAKKAADIVFANVYSQWGNVEYQKVSDIITSMFGR, encoded by the coding sequence ATGTTACAGACAACATCGACATATCTAGACTGGAATAACTCTCTAGATGTTTTGGGCAAGGCCTATGATGCGGGCTTGTTTGCACTAATAATAGGACCAAAGGGAACAGGCAAGACAACTTTGGTTCGCGAGTTCACAAACAGAAAGAATTCAAAACTAGAATCAATCAACTTTAGTCTTCGAACTCGTGAGAGTCACCTCATTGGGACAAAAACCCTCAACGAAGGAACAATAGGATTTGATGAAGGGATCCTGATAAAATCAATGAAGGAGGGAAGCATCCTGTATCTTGATGAGCTAAATGCTGCAGAAGCAGATGTTTTGCTTCGACTAGATGAGGCACTAGATGACAGAAGGCAGATTGTCCTCAAGGAATCGACAGGCGAGACCATAAACGCAAATCAAAAATGGTTTGTCATTGCAACAATAAATCCACTAACACATGTCGGAACTAAAGAGCTTCCACCACAATTACTAAGCAGATTCCCAGTTAGAATCAGACTTGACTATCCTCCAGAAGAAACTGAATTTCAAATCGTCAAAAAATATGCTTCTGGAAACCATGACGATGCACTAACACAAGGAATAAAGCTTGCAAACACACTAAGACAGGCAGCTGCAGTAGAAGAATTGTATTATTCTCCCAGCCTTAGAGAGACAATTGCCTTTGCAAAACTCTTAGATTCTGGCCTTGATGCAAAAAAAGCAGCTGACATTGTATTTGCAAATGTGTATTCCCAGTGGGGAAATGTTGAATATCAAAAGGTAAGCGATATCATTACATCCATGTTTGGTAGATAA
- a CDS encoding ASCH domain-containing protein, with amino-acid sequence MSTFKCLSISQPFAELIIKGKKTIELRHWNTNYRGEFLVHSPSKIKLDDCKRLGIDHRSLVTGAIIGKATIFDTKKYQTKKEFASDKKHHFAPDDYFTEKTFGFFLKSTKEFKIPIPAKGQLGFFDIELQSSVAKENDITSEIFDEEYRTQWINHH; translated from the coding sequence TTGAGCACCTTCAAGTGTCTTTCTATATCACAGCCATTTGCCGAGCTTATCATCAAGGGTAAAAAAACAATCGAGCTTCGACACTGGAATACAAATTATCGCGGAGAATTTCTGGTTCATTCTCCATCCAAAATTAAACTAGACGATTGTAAAAGGCTTGGAATCGATCACCGCTCCCTAGTCACAGGAGCAATAATTGGCAAGGCTACCATTTTTGATACAAAAAAGTACCAGACCAAAAAGGAATTTGCGTCTGACAAAAAACATCATTTTGCCCCAGACGATTATTTTACAGAAAAAACATTCGGTTTTTTCCTAAAAAGCACCAAAGAATTCAAGATTCCGATTCCTGCAAAGGGACAACTTGGGTTTTTTGATATAGAGCTGCAGAGCTCAGTTGCCAAGGAAAATGACATTACATCAGAAATCTTTGATGAGGAATACCGCACTCAGTGGATTAATCACCACTAG
- a CDS encoding ribulose-phosphate 3-epimerase produces the protein MGLNYYTIKKNVRRARKLVIRATSTAGSGHPGGSFSMAEIMGCIFFKYLRYDPKNPSWQDRDKLVLSKGHASPGLFSNMALAGYFDISELDTLRKFGSRLQGHPDLKCPGVEFCGGSLGIGLSFSIGAALAARIDGKPTRIFTVMGDGETDEGQVWEAAMAGAKYKVDNLTAILDRNFIQQDSYTEKIMPLDEELVGDDLSEMWKDASRWKTGDKWRSFGWNVLEIDGHRIEQLDHAINKATQTKGAPSIIIARTIKGKGVEHMEDNPKWHGQAPKKEFVPIIDMEIDSQSMIAPSIIAGDMTNLENEVKRCVNGRADYIHLDVMDGLFVPNKTFDHNKIRELRPLTVIPFDTHLMINEPVKYVKDYIDAGSDIITVHAEVCDASSFGQIHDTLKANQVGVGLAINPDTEAPEWALPFIPKLDQIIVMSVVPGKSGQKYIEATHEKMRRLNQILSHHNFDGYIEADGGVTLDNIGACFADGARAFVGGSAIIGQQDVRGVIREFRNKIAYARRKMLIQKAFELGGKELVAKWIDLHVIGEKKNQLNTIAKELGYT, from the coding sequence ATGGGCCTCAATTACTATACAATAAAAAAAAATGTTAGAAGAGCACGCAAACTTGTAATTCGCGCCACATCGACTGCCGGTTCTGGCCATCCCGGAGGCTCTTTTTCCATGGCAGAAATCATGGGCTGCATATTTTTCAAATATCTAAGATATGATCCAAAAAACCCATCTTGGCAAGACCGAGACAAGCTTGTCCTGTCCAAGGGCCATGCCTCACCTGGATTGTTCTCAAACATGGCGCTTGCCGGCTATTTTGATATATCAGAATTAGACACGCTGCGAAAATTTGGAAGCAGACTGCAAGGCCATCCTGATCTCAAGTGCCCAGGAGTAGAGTTTTGCGGTGGCTCACTAGGAATTGGACTGTCATTTTCAATTGGCGCAGCGCTTGCGGCAAGAATTGACGGAAAACCAACAAGAATCTTTACTGTAATGGGTGATGGAGAAACAGACGAAGGCCAAGTCTGGGAGGCAGCTATGGCTGGAGCAAAATACAAAGTCGACAATCTAACTGCAATATTAGATAGAAATTTCATACAACAAGACTCGTACACGGAAAAAATCATGCCGCTAGATGAGGAACTTGTGGGCGATGACCTATCTGAAATGTGGAAGGATGCAAGCAGATGGAAGACTGGCGACAAGTGGCGATCGTTTGGTTGGAATGTGCTGGAAATCGACGGCCACAGAATAGAACAACTAGACCATGCAATCAACAAGGCGACTCAAACCAAGGGCGCACCATCAATAATCATTGCAAGAACCATAAAAGGAAAAGGAGTGGAGCACATGGAAGACAACCCCAAGTGGCACGGCCAGGCTCCAAAAAAGGAATTTGTCCCAATCATTGACATGGAAATTGACTCCCAGTCCATGATTGCACCATCTATCATAGCTGGCGATATGACCAATCTTGAAAACGAGGTAAAGCGTTGTGTGAATGGAAGGGCTGATTACATTCACCTAGATGTGATGGATGGGCTGTTTGTTCCAAACAAGACATTTGATCACAACAAAATCAGGGAACTGCGACCGCTAACTGTCATACCTTTTGACACTCATCTGATGATAAACGAGCCAGTCAAATACGTCAAAGACTATATCGATGCCGGCTCTGATATCATAACTGTTCATGCCGAAGTTTGCGATGCGTCAAGCTTTGGCCAAATACATGACACACTAAAGGCAAATCAAGTAGGCGTAGGCCTTGCAATAAACCCGGACACAGAAGCGCCGGAATGGGCACTACCGTTCATCCCAAAGCTGGACCAAATCATAGTGATGTCTGTGGTTCCTGGAAAGTCTGGCCAAAAATACATCGAGGCAACACATGAAAAAATGCGACGATTAAACCAAATTCTAAGCCATCACAACTTTGATGGATACATCGAAGCCGACGGCGGCGTCACGCTGGATAACATTGGGGCATGTTTTGCAGATGGCGCGCGTGCATTTGTTGGGGGAAGCGCAATAATTGGACAGCAGGATGTCCGTGGAGTAATTCGAGAGTTTAGAAACAAAATTGCCTATGCAAGGCGCAAGATGCTCATCCAAAAAGCGTTTGAGCTTGGAGGCAAGGAACTAGTCGCAAAATGGATAGACCTGCATGTGATTGGAGAGAAAAAGAACCAGCTTAACACCATAGCAAAGGAGCTTGGCTATACATGA
- a CDS encoding transketolase family protein, translated as MIGDMTDMRTAYGKALVEIGEQNQDVVVLGADTTDSLKTADFGKKFPNRFFNVGIAEANLVSVSAGLALSGKIPFASTYAIFLPGRCVDQIRNAIAYPSPGDKKGLNVKLVVSHGGISVGADGGSHQQIEDYAIMRSMPNMTVLVPADTIAVSKLTWIISQRYGPHYMRLTRSASPVVHQDSQEFEVGKGIVMREGSDCTLAACGLTVKMALDAAESLKQEGISCKVIDMFSIKPIDSELLEKSARETGCIVTCEEHNIMGGFGSAVSEIVSELYPVPIKRIGVNDKFGESARDAEIPLLLEKHGITSINIAKAVKDTLGKKK; from the coding sequence ATGATTGGCGACATGACTGATATGCGCACAGCATATGGCAAAGCCCTAGTGGAGATTGGAGAGCAAAACCAAGATGTCGTGGTTTTGGGCGCAGACACTACCGATTCCCTAAAGACAGCAGACTTTGGCAAAAAATTCCCAAACAGGTTCTTTAATGTTGGAATAGCAGAGGCAAATCTTGTTTCAGTCTCTGCAGGTCTTGCACTTTCCGGAAAAATTCCATTTGCAAGCACATATGCGATCTTTCTGCCAGGCAGATGTGTCGACCAAATCCGAAACGCAATAGCGTATCCTTCTCCTGGAGACAAAAAAGGCCTAAACGTAAAGCTGGTGGTATCACACGGCGGAATCTCTGTCGGGGCAGACGGTGGCTCTCACCAACAAATAGAAGACTATGCGATAATGCGCTCTATGCCAAACATGACAGTACTTGTGCCGGCAGACACAATAGCCGTATCAAAGCTTACCTGGATAATTTCACAAAGGTATGGCCCGCACTATATGCGACTGACCAGATCTGCATCTCCAGTTGTACACCAAGATTCGCAGGAATTTGAGGTAGGAAAGGGAATTGTAATGAGGGAAGGCTCTGATTGTACTTTGGCTGCGTGCGGCCTTACAGTAAAGATGGCACTGGATGCAGCAGAATCTCTAAAGCAAGAAGGAATTTCTTGCAAAGTAATTGACATGTTTTCAATAAAGCCAATTGATTCTGAATTACTGGAAAAGTCTGCTAGGGAAACTGGCTGTATTGTGACGTGCGAAGAGCACAACATCATGGGAGGATTTGGCTCGGCAGTATCTGAAATCGTATCTGAGTTGTATCCAGTACCAATCAAACGAATCGGCGTCAATGACAAGTTTGGCGAGTCTGCGCGTGATGCGGAAATTCCACTGCTTTTGGAAAAGCACGGCATAACATCAATTAATATAGCAAAAGCAGTCAAAGACACATTGGGTAAGAAAAAATGA
- the fsa gene encoding fructose-6-phosphate aldolase produces MKIFLDTANLQSIKQYNDMGLLDGITTNPSLLAKEGGDPQKAMEEITKIIKGDVSLEVVATDYAGMMDEGHKLKKYGENVVIKVPMTADGLRACKSFTAEGIPVNVTLVFSPNQAILAAKAGAKYVSPFIGRLDDVGQDGMALIAEIKQIFSNYNFKTQILVASVRHPMHVVEAAKIGADVVTLPPDVLGKMLKHPLTDNGLKAFLADWDKLQQGQK; encoded by the coding sequence ATGAAAATCTTTCTTGACACTGCCAACCTACAATCAATAAAACAATACAATGACATGGGGTTGCTTGATGGCATTACTACTAATCCATCCTTGTTGGCAAAAGAAGGCGGCGATCCGCAAAAAGCAATGGAAGAGATTACCAAAATAATCAAAGGTGATGTGAGTCTTGAGGTTGTTGCAACCGATTATGCAGGAATGATGGATGAAGGCCACAAACTCAAAAAGTATGGTGAAAACGTTGTCATCAAAGTTCCAATGACTGCAGACGGCCTCAGGGCCTGCAAAAGCTTCACAGCAGAGGGCATACCTGTCAATGTCACGCTGGTGTTTTCACCAAACCAAGCGATTTTGGCTGCAAAGGCAGGCGCAAAATATGTCAGCCCCTTTATTGGAAGACTGGATGATGTAGGCCAAGACGGAATGGCACTCATTGCAGAAATAAAACAAATTTTCTCAAATTACAATTTCAAAACACAAATTCTTGTTGCCAGCGTAAGGCATCCAATGCACGTAGTGGAGGCAGCAAAGATCGGAGCAGACGTAGTAACGTTGCCTCCAGACGTTCTGGGCAAAATGCTCAAGCACCCGTTGACTGATAACGGACTCAAAGCATTTTTGGCAGACTGGGACAAGTTGCAACAAGGTCAGAAATAA
- a CDS encoding universal stress protein — MHDTQIVCPTIDYCKEVSPSLIKHILVPFDESQIAFEAFEFALDLAKKYNARMSLITIIHSGILSSSFIEMSGHQKIIEKEKLKAINSMLQELQNTSKKFGVEVKPELVFSQNVADTILSFSSHRKVDLIVMGTRGREGSVRYMLGSVTFDIVQKAKCPVIFVKRK; from the coding sequence TTGCACGACACGCAGATAGTATGCCCTACAATTGATTACTGCAAAGAAGTATCCCCCTCGCTAATCAAGCATATTTTAGTGCCATTTGATGAAAGTCAGATTGCCTTTGAGGCATTCGAGTTTGCGCTGGACTTGGCAAAAAAATACAATGCCAGAATGTCCCTAATCACAATAATCCACAGCGGGATTTTGTCAAGCTCGTTTATTGAAATGTCTGGTCATCAAAAAATAATCGAAAAGGAAAAGCTAAAGGCAATAAACTCCATGCTGCAAGAGCTGCAAAACACCTCAAAAAAGTTTGGCGTCGAAGTAAAGCCAGAACTAGTCTTTTCGCAAAACGTTGCAGACACAATCCTGTCATTTTCCTCTCACAGAAAGGTAGACCTAATTGTTATGGGTACGCGAGGCCGTGAAGGATCTGTTCGATACATGCTTGGCAGCGTAACGTTTGACATAGTTCAAAAGGCAAAATGCCCAGTGATATTTGTTAAAAGAAAATAA
- a CDS encoding MBL fold metallo-hydrolase encodes MNIEITPEELTQVLQNKSNALILDIRAKENYMNGHISGAANAVCNSMQQKQVIMSKIPPNMKIILIDDDGTEAKQNATMMARFGFDAHYLKDGIKSWSGELVKSTQDTTISGDNLWESIKQDSNVFLLDVREPQEFAEFKIPGAVNIPLSQLFTPDSQAQLPKDKKIVTICSHGNRSMVATFALAQNGLESTSLVGGMSLWNQVLGATTLRENNVTIIQVEKIGKGCLSHIIGSDEEAVVIDPTYPAKRYIEFAQKEGLKITKVIDTHQHADHVSAAKDLAQMTGAKLYLSKLEEYKIESEKIEDGSTIQFGAKQLRAIHTPGHTPGGMSFILDDKYVFSGDILFVEGIGRPDLRDQAEEFAAKLYDTLHNKILKFGDDTKIFPTHHGEGVNPTKDGIFYTTVQNAKRLPLLDLGQAEFVSKVVSITTPRPMNYSMIIKINKGVIPIAPEQIPDLEMGPNRCSIRM; translated from the coding sequence ATGAACATAGAGATAACCCCTGAAGAATTGACTCAGGTTTTACAAAACAAATCCAATGCCCTGATCCTAGATATTCGCGCAAAAGAAAATTACATGAATGGCCACATTTCCGGCGCGGCAAACGCAGTATGCAATTCAATGCAGCAAAAACAAGTCATAATGTCAAAGATTCCACCAAACATGAAAATCATATTAATCGACGATGACGGTACTGAGGCAAAACAAAATGCCACCATGATGGCTCGCTTTGGCTTTGATGCCCATTATCTAAAAGATGGGATCAAGTCATGGAGTGGCGAGCTTGTAAAGAGCACGCAAGACACTACAATTAGTGGAGACAATCTATGGGAATCCATAAAACAAGACAGTAATGTGTTTTTGCTAGATGTAAGAGAACCGCAAGAGTTTGCCGAATTTAAAATTCCTGGAGCAGTAAATATTCCACTATCGCAATTATTCACGCCAGACTCACAAGCACAACTGCCAAAAGACAAAAAAATTGTCACTATTTGCTCGCATGGGAATCGTTCCATGGTTGCAACATTTGCACTGGCACAAAATGGATTGGAATCAACATCTCTTGTTGGCGGCATGTCTTTGTGGAACCAAGTGCTTGGTGCGACTACCCTAAGGGAAAACAACGTCACCATTATCCAAGTAGAAAAAATCGGCAAAGGTTGTTTATCTCACATTATTGGCTCAGATGAAGAGGCAGTTGTAATTGATCCCACATATCCAGCAAAAAGATACATTGAATTTGCACAAAAGGAAGGACTCAAAATCACCAAGGTAATTGACACACACCAGCATGCAGATCATGTTTCCGCCGCAAAAGATTTGGCACAGATGACTGGCGCAAAACTATACCTCAGCAAGCTAGAAGAATACAAAATTGAAAGCGAGAAAATCGAAGACGGAAGCACAATCCAATTTGGCGCAAAGCAGCTCAGAGCAATACATACGCCGGGACACACGCCTGGTGGAATGTCATTTATCCTAGATGACAAGTATGTGTTTTCTGGCGACATTTTATTTGTGGAAGGAATTGGAAGGCCGGATCTGAGAGATCAAGCAGAAGAATTTGCAGCAAAACTCTACGACACATTACACAACAAGATACTAAAATTCGGAGACGACACCAAGATATTTCCAACCCATCATGGGGAAGGAGTAAATCCAACCAAAGACGGAATATTCTACACCACAGTACAAAACGCCAAAAGGTTGCCATTGCTAGACTTGGGCCAAGCCGAGTTTGTATCCAAAGTAGTAAGCATTACAACTCCTAGGCCAATGAACTATTCCATGATAATCAAGATTAACAAGGGCGTCATCCCAATAGCACCAGAACAAATTCCAGACTTGGAGATGGGTCCAAACAGATGCAGCATCAGAATGTAA